The following DNA comes from Corynebacterium atrinae.
TCCTCCGGCTGACCCCGCCACTGGTGATTACCGACGAGGAGATCGCCACCGCGAGCCAAGCCCTCAATGATCTACTCGTCGAACTGAACTTCCAGGAGAATTAACATGACGCAACCCACTGTCCGGCACTTCCTCGCCGACGATGACCTGACCCCGGCTGAGCAGGCCCAGGTACTCACCCTTGCCGCTGAGTTGAAGAAGGCGCCGCTGTCCAAGCGTCCGCTTGAAGGTCCGCTGTCCGTGGCCGTCCTCTTCGATAAGACCTCCACGCGCACGCGTTTCTCCTTCGACGCTGGCATCGCTCACCTCGGCGGACACCCCATCGTCGTCGATGCGAGCCAGTCCCAAATGGGCAAGGGTGAAACCCTGCAGGACACTGCGGCGGTGCTGTCCCGCTACGTCGAGGCCATTGTGTGGCGGACCTTCGACCACGAGGGCTTCCACGCCATGGCCGAAACATCGACGGTGCCGATCATCAATTCCCTCTCCGATGACCTGCACCCGTGCCAGATCCTCGCGGACCTGCAGACGTGCGTGGAAAACCTCAGCCCCGAGGAGGGCCCGGCCGGTCTGCGCGGCAAGAAGGCCGTCTACCTCGGCGACGGCGACAACAACATGGCCAACTCCTACATGCTTGGATTCGCTACCGCGGGCATGGACATCTCGATCGTGGCGCCCGAAGGCTTCCACCCAGCTGAGCGCTTCGTCGAGCGGGCGAGTCAGCGAGCAGCGGAGACCGGAGCAACCGTCACCGTGACCTCTGACCTCGCCGAAGTCGAAGGCGCGGATGTCGTCATCACCGACACCTGGGTGTCCATGGGCCAAGAAAACGATGGCAAGGATCGCCGGACCCCCTTCCTGCCATATCAGGTCACCGAGGGGATCATGGGCCAGGCCAAAGATGGTGCGATCTTCCTGCACTGCCTCCCGGCCTACCGCGGCAACGAAGTGACCGCCGAGGTTATCGACGGCCCCGCCTCCCGCGTTTTCGACGAGGCGGAAAACCGCCTGCACGCGCAGAAGGCTCTGCTGGTGTGGTTGCTCGAGAATCAGCCGAATCCGCGATGAGTGTTCCGGCAACCCGCACTGCGAGGCAGGCGAAAATCCTCGACATCCTCGAGAAAACCCGGGTGTCCAGTCAGGTGCAACTGTCCGAACTGCTCCTCGACGAAGGCTTCGACATCACTCAGGCCACGCTGTCGCGGGACCTGGATGAACTCGGTGCCAAGAAGGTTCGCCCCGATGACGGGCGCGCCTATTACACGGTCGGCGCCGTCGAGCAAGCCTTGGCGGAGTCGCTGTCCGGGCCGAGGGAGAAGCTGCGAAGGATGCTCGATGAGCTCGTCGTCGCTGTCGATTCCTCCGGTAACACGGCGGTGTTGCGCACTCCGCCGGGCGCCGCGCAGTACCTGGCCAGCTTTATCGACCGGGTCTCCCTCGACGAGGTGGTGGGCACCATTGCCGGCGATGACACCATTTTTGTTCTCGCCCGGGAACCCATGACTGGGCACGAGCTGGGGGAGCTGCTCACCTCGCGGTGAGGCCCCGGTACTCTCTAATCCGTATCACCAATTACTTCCTGCAAGTACTTTCCTACAAGGAGAAATTTCCATGACTGCACGCGTCGTCCTCGCCTACTCCGGTGGCCTTGACACTTCCGTGGCCATCCCTTATCTGGCCAAGATGACCGGTGGCGAAGTTGTCGCTGTCTCCCTCGACCTGGGTCAGGGGGGCGAAGACATGGAGTCCGTGCGCCAGCGCGCGATCGACTGCGGTGCTGTGGAGTCCATCGTCATTGACGCCAAGGACGAGTTTGCCAATGAATACTGCCTGCCCACCATCAAGGCCAACGGCATGTACATGAAGCAGTACCCGCTGGTCTCGGCGATTTCCCGCCCGTTGATTGTCAAGCACCTCGTCGAGGCCGCCCGTGAGCACGGCGGCACCCACGTCTCCCACGGCTGCACCGGCAAGGGCAACGATCAGGTGCGCTTCGAGGTCGGCTTCCGCAACACCAACCCGGATCTGGAGATCATTGCTCCGGCCCGTGACTACGCCTGGACCCGCGACAAGGCCATCGCCTTCGCCGAAGAAATTGACCTGCCCATCGAGCAGTCCACGAAGTCGCCTTTCTCCATCGACCAGAACGTGTGGGGCCGCGCCGTCGAGACCGGCTTC
Coding sequences within:
- the argF gene encoding ornithine carbamoyltransferase: MTQPTVRHFLADDDLTPAEQAQVLTLAAELKKAPLSKRPLEGPLSVAVLFDKTSTRTRFSFDAGIAHLGGHPIVVDASQSQMGKGETLQDTAAVLSRYVEAIVWRTFDHEGFHAMAETSTVPIINSLSDDLHPCQILADLQTCVENLSPEEGPAGLRGKKAVYLGDGDNNMANSYMLGFATAGMDISIVAPEGFHPAERFVERASQRAAETGATVTVTSDLAEVEGADVVITDTWVSMGQENDGKDRRTPFLPYQVTEGIMGQAKDGAIFLHCLPAYRGNEVTAEVIDGPASRVFDEAENRLHAQKALLVWLLENQPNPR
- a CDS encoding arginine repressor; translation: MSVPATRTARQAKILDILEKTRVSSQVQLSELLLDEGFDITQATLSRDLDELGAKKVRPDDGRAYYTVGAVEQALAESLSGPREKLRRMLDELVVAVDSSGNTAVLRTPPGAAQYLASFIDRVSLDEVVGTIAGDDTIFVLAREPMTGHELGELLTSR